The following coding sequences are from one Musa acuminata AAA Group cultivar baxijiao chromosome BXJ2-4, Cavendish_Baxijiao_AAA, whole genome shotgun sequence window:
- the LOC103983140 gene encoding phosphoenolpyruvate carboxykinase (ATP) 1, giving the protein MAENGDFRFGNSVKAVVMPNGLPKIHTHGGGGGAENGICHDDSAPPVKAQTIDELHSLQKKRSAPTTPIKDGLQQQQQDNAAFATISEEERHKLQLQSISASLASLTRETGPKVVKGDPARKLDTPKVTAEHHHYITPTISISDSALKFTHVLYNLSPAELYEQAIKYEKGSFITSTGALATLSGAKTGRSPRDKRVVKDETIAEELWWGKGSPNIEMDEHTFLVNRERAVDYLNSLDKVFVNDQFLNWDPEHRIKVRIVSARAYHSLFMHNMCIRPTPEELENFGTPDFTIYNAGQFPCNRYTHYMTSSTSIDLNLARREMVILGTQYAGEMKKGLFSVMHYLMPKRQILSLHSGCNMGKDGDVALFFGLSGTGKTTLSTDHNRLLIGDDEHCWSENGISNIEGGCYAKCIDLSKEKEPDIWNAIKFGTVLENVVFDEHTQEVDYTDKSVTENTRASYPIEYIPNAKIPCVGPQPKNVILLACDAFGVLPPVSKLSLPQTMYHFISGYTALVAGTEDGIKEPQATFSACFGAAFIMLHPTKYAAMLAEKMQKHGATGWLVNTGWSGGRYGVGNRIKLGYTRKIIDAIHSGSLLKANYKRTQVFGLEIPTEIEGVPSGILDPINTWGDKEGYKETLLKLGSLFKKNFEVFANYKIGQDGKLTEEILAAGPNF; this is encoded by the exons ATGGCGGAGAACGGCGACTTCCGCTTCGGAAACAGCGTGAAGGCAGTGGTGATGCCGAACGGGCTGCCGAAGATCCATAcccacggcggcggcggcggcgcggaGAACGGCATCTGCCACGACGACAGCGCGCCGCCGGTGAAGGCGCAGACAATCGACGAGCTGCACTCCCTGCAGAAGAAGCGCTCGGCGCCCACCACCCCCATCAAAGACGgcctgcagcagcagcaacaggacAACGCGGCCTTCGCCACCATCTCCGAGGAGGAGCGCCACAAGCTCCAGCTCCAATCCATCAG TGCATCATTGGCATCGCTGACACGGGAGACAGGACCAAAGGTGGTGAAGGGTGATCCAGCCAGGAAGCTGGATACGCCCAAGGTCACTGCCGAGCACCACCACTACATCACCCCAACCATCAGCATCAGCGACAGTGCACTCAAGTTCACCCATGTCCTCTACAATCTTTCCCCAGCTG AACTGTATGAGCAAGCTATAAAATATGAGAAGGGTTCGTTCATAACATCGACAGGGGCACTGGCTACCTTGTCTGGTGCAAAGACAGGTCGCTCCCCGAGGGACAAACGGGTCGTCAAGGATGAAACTATAGCTGAGGAGCTTTGGTGGGGGAA GGGCTCACCGAATATTGAGATGGATGAGCATACTTTCCTGGTGAACAGAGAGAGGGCTGTTGATTACCTCAACTCTCTGGACAAG GTTTTTGTGAATGATCAATTTCTGAACTGGGATCCTGAACATCGGATTAAAGTTAGAATCGTCTCTGCAAGGGCCTACCATTCCCTATTCATGCACAACAT GTGCATCCGTCCCACGCCTGAAGAACTGGAGAATTTTGGTACTCCGGACTTCACAATTTACAATGCTGGACAGTTTCCATGTAATCGTTACACACACTACATGACATCCTCGACCAGCATTGACCTTAACCTTGCTAGGAGGGAAATGGTAATCCTCGGCACGCAGTATGCCGGGGAGATGAAGAAGGGTTTATTCAGTGTGATGCACTATCTCATGCCTAAAAGACAAATCCTTTCCCTGCATTCTGGCTGCAATATGGGCAAAGATGGTGATGTTGCCCTCTTCTTTGGACTATCAG GCACTGGGAAGACCACTCTATCTACGGATCATAATAGGCTGCTTATCGGCGATGACGAGCACTGCTGGAGCGAAAATGGTATCTCAAACATTGAAGGTGGTTGTTATGCAAAATGTATCGACCTCTCAAAGGAGAAGGAACCTGACATCTGGAATGCCATTAAATTTGGAACCG TGCTGGAAAATGTGGTATTCGATGAGCACACTCAGGAGGTAGACTACACTGATAAGTCTGTCACAG AGAACACCCGAGCTTCCTATCCAATTGAGTACATACCTAATGCGAAGATACCATGCGTTGGTCCACAGCCGAAAAATGTCATCCTCTTGGCATGTGATGCTTTTGGCGTGCTTCCACCTGTTAGCAAGCTCAGCCTGCCTCAGACCATGTACCATTTCATCAGTGGCTACACTGCTCTG GTGGCTGGTACAGAGGACGGCATCAAGGAACCTCAGGCGACATTCTCAGCTTGCTTTGGGGCAGCCTTCATTATGCTTCACCCTACTAAGTATGCAGCTATGCTGGCCGAGAAAATGCAGAAACATGGTGCCACAGGGTGGCTTGTGAACACTGGTTGGTCAGGTGGAAG ATATGGTGTTGGCAACCGCATCAAGCTGGGATACACAAGGAAAATCATTGATGCCATACACTCTGGCAGCCTCCTCAAGGCAAACTACAAAAGGACTCAAGTGTTTGGTTTGGAGATACCCACTGAGATCGAAGGTGTTCCTTCGGGGATTTTAGACCCAATTAACACG TGGGGAGACAAGGAAGGCTATAaggagactttgctaaagctgggTAGCCTATTCAAGAAGAACTTTGAGGTGTTTGCCAACTACAAGATCGGTCAAGATGGAAAACTGACTGAGGAAATTCTTGCTGCAGGGCCAAACTTCTGA